From a single Nymphaea colorata isolate Beijing-Zhang1983 chromosome 4, ASM883128v2, whole genome shotgun sequence genomic region:
- the LOC116253545 gene encoding uncharacterized protein LOC116253545 isoform X1, whose product MRPPIAAVEARNSSHQGNTNDGNCKVDQAQAAHHKITIQASCMPLMFKIFSLRSLQTTDASKTFLKAWCCSSAKSRYFKECLLVNHRGNFKFWSTKMTETLKKKKASHEILSARSYVILTQLSSSSQYQTQDPKGGAVKRVKRGNEGGRKEPKDKTEPIKSEDHNAGQQQQRASGNSAPGTRRSRPLFSGPMAVSHNRKTKRTLWIPRQPAASNLHQDRRGKFQVTCRSIPVGVLHASDRLSKISFSSSDKVRSVDIDHTSLLEEKFTTCLTDEART is encoded by the exons ATGAG GCCCCCTATTGCAGCGGTGGAGGCCAGAAATTCAAGTCACCAGGGCAACACAAATGATGGGAATTGCAAAGTGGATCAAGCACAAGCTGCTCACCACAAAATTACCATACAAGCATCTTGTATGCCGCTTATGTTCAAGATATTTTCCCTTCGATCACTTCAAACAACAGATGCCTCAAAAACCTTCTTAAAAGCTTGGTGTTGCTCGTCTGCAAAATCACGTTATTTCAAAGAGTGTTTGTTGGTAAATCATAGAGGGAACTTCAAGTTTTGGTCAACTAAAATGACAGAaacgttgaaaaagaaaaaagcttctCATGAGATTTTGAGTGCACGTAGTTATGTTATTCTGACCCAACTTTCCTCTTCCTCACAATATCAAACTCAAGATCCGAAAGGGGGAGCAGTGAAAAGGGTAAAGCGGGGAAACGAAGGGGGAAGAAAGGAGCCGAAGGACAAAACAGAACCCATCAAATCTGAAGACCACAACGCTggacagcagcagcagcgggCCAGTGGCAACAGTGCTCCAGGCACCAGGCGGTCCAGGCCTTTATTTTCCGGCCCCATGGCCGTGTCCCACAACCGGAAAACCAAACGTACATTGTGGATCCCACGCCAGCCAGCAGCATCAAACCTTCACCAAGACAGACGGGGGAAGTTTCAGGTCACCTGCCGGTCCATTCCCGTGGGCGTGTTGCATGCGAGTGACAGGTTATCTAAGATAAGTTTTTCTAGCTCAGACAAAGTACGTTCCGTTGATATAGATCATACAAGCCTTTTAGAAGAAAAGTTTACTACATGCCTGACTGATGAGGCTAGAACTTGA
- the LOC116252796 gene encoding uncharacterized protein LOC116252796, with the protein MGSFKGHALPGTLFLIIGVWHMWSTIMRYVSNPKSFRVRMWNPVPGFDGKLKYFELYVIAVGSFIDMCIEFLYSTHLKIIVNGVLNPSHMNDFEHAGMLLMFFLLGLVAIFSETTSYLPLPEGALCLIAATAFCGEYLLFYFHSTTHSGVEGYYHFVLVLLILLCVLSCIAGALFPTSFPVDLMNGIGITLQGLWFYQTAFTLYGSMMPEGCHLKLNDVVCRSSELEIRGELLANFQLFALIFAVIVTILGFYWLAVTQHPDSRNLLSVADDSDI; encoded by the exons atGGGTTCTTTCAAAGGACACGCGCTGCCTGGCACGCTTTTTCTCATAATTGGTGTTTGGCACATGTGGAGTACTATCATGAGATATGTGTCAAACCCTAAATCTTTTAGGGTGAGGATGTGGAATCCAGTCCCTGGCTTCGATGGCAAGTTGAAGTACTTCGAACTTTATGTTATTGCTGTGGGCTCATTTATCGACATGTGCATAGAGTTCCTTTACTCTACCCACTTGAAAATCATCGTCAATGGAGTACTCAATCCTTCACATATGAATGATTTTGAGCATGCTGGGATGCTCCTCATGTTCTTTCTACTTGGACTTGTGGCCATCTTCAGCGAGACAACAAG TTATCTTCCATTGCCTGAAGGAGCACTCTGCTTAATTGCTGCGACTGCCTTCTGTGGTGAATACCTTCTCTTCTACTTCCACTCCACGACTCACAGTGGAGTCGAGGGCTACTACCACTTCGTCCTTGTCCTCCTTATTCTCCTCTGCGTCCTATCTTGCATTGCTGGGGCCCTTTTTCCGACCAGTTTCCCCGTCGATCTCATGAATGGAATTGGCATCACCCTCCAGGGCCTGTGGTTCTATCAGACTGCTTTCACCCTTTATGGCTCAATGATGCCAGAGGGATGCCATTTAAAGCTCAATGATGTTGTTTGTCGATCATCAGAGCTGGAAATCCGAGGAGAACTACTTGCTAACTTCCAGCTTTTTGCTTTGATCTTTGCTGTTATTGTTACAATTCTTGGGTTTTATTGGCTAGCAGTGACTCAACATCCAGATTCACGAAATTTGCTTTCTGTAGCTGATGATTCTGACATATGA
- the LOC116253545 gene encoding uncharacterized protein LOC116253545 isoform X2: MRKILIRRSPLHFMLYQVIASRISIIYGRPPIAAVEARNSSHQGNTNDGNCKVDQAQAAHHKITIQASYPKGGAVKRVKRGNEGGRKEPKDKTEPIKSEDHNAGQQQQRASGNSAPGTRRSRPLFSGPMAVSHNRKTKRTLWIPRQPAASNLHQDRRGKFQVTCRSIPVGVLHASDRLSKISFSSSDKVRSVDIDHTSLLEEKFTTCLTDEART; encoded by the exons ATGAGGAAAATCCTTATCAGGAGATCTCCTCTTCATTTTATGCTTTATCAAGTGATTGCATCACGCATTTCAATAATTTATGGCAGGCCCCCTATTGCAGCGGTGGAGGCCAGAAATTCAAGTCACCAGGGCAACACAAATGATGGGAATTGCAAAGTGGATCAAGCACAAGCTGCTCACCACAAAATTACCATACAAGCATCTT ATCCGAAAGGGGGAGCAGTGAAAAGGGTAAAGCGGGGAAACGAAGGGGGAAGAAAGGAGCCGAAGGACAAAACAGAACCCATCAAATCTGAAGACCACAACGCTggacagcagcagcagcgggCCAGTGGCAACAGTGCTCCAGGCACCAGGCGGTCCAGGCCTTTATTTTCCGGCCCCATGGCCGTGTCCCACAACCGGAAAACCAAACGTACATTGTGGATCCCACGCCAGCCAGCAGCATCAAACCTTCACCAAGACAGACGGGGGAAGTTTCAGGTCACCTGCCGGTCCATTCCCGTGGGCGTGTTGCATGCGAGTGACAGGTTATCTAAGATAAGTTTTTCTAGCTCAGACAAAGTACGTTCCGTTGATATAGATCATACAAGCCTTTTAGAAGAAAAGTTTACTACATGCCTGACTGATGAGGCTAGAACTTGA
- the LOC116252059 gene encoding uncharacterized protein LOC116252059, with product MGQVLACIQDKLHGKEWRHQQLRKITDRVFDRVKTDAGREHLTFEELYIAVLFVYNDVNKHIPGPHIDPPPKEKVKTMMEVCDFNLDGVLDREEFYQFIKKLTADTLDIVSRNLIIALVLAPTVAILTKRATEGVPGVGKVVQKLPNSVYASLIALSVLLLENVAEAST from the exons ATGGGTCAGGTGCTAGCTTGTATTCAAGACAAACTCcatg GAAAAGAATGGCGGCATCAACAATTAAGAAAGATCACAGATAGAGTCTTTGATCGTGTTAAGACTGATGCAGGAAGGGAACATTTGACATTTGAAGAACTTTACATTGCAGTTCTATTTGTGTACAA TGATGTCAACAAGCACATACCTGGTCCTCATATTGACCctccaccaaaagaaaaagttaaaacaatgATGGAG gtttgtgattttaatcttgaTGGTGTACTGGACCGTGAAGAGTTCTATCAATTTATTAAGAAGCTGACTGCAGACACATTAGACATCGTCAGCCGGAACTTAATCATTGCTTTGGTTTTAGCTCCAACAGTGGCGATTCTTACTAAAAGAGCTACAGAAGGAGTACCTGGTGTTGGGAAGGTAGTGCAGAAACTCCCAAATTCAGTCTATGCATCCCTCATTGCTCTTAGCGTTCTGCTACTTGAGAATGTTGCTGAGGCCAGCACATAA